One Glandiceps talaboti chromosome 20, keGlaTala1.1, whole genome shotgun sequence genomic region harbors:
- the LOC144450894 gene encoding uncharacterized protein LOC144450894, producing the protein MNSPKRYRRNFTVRRSRKATTANKENLSKTIILAVRSGDLKETEDLVNKGADIDVTENGKNLLMLAILYDQKDVAKLLISRGINLNYRNHTVGDTDQYKSALDLAEDKGWDDLYELIERTSLANKNIPMAVDDGDAKLTKSLLGQGADINTMTDTGESLLMRAIRHRHWTVCELLINHGIDVAYELELKHESSNGKVEITKDTGRTYAQRYSMPDVLQLIDKKMAEYKDQGITVETEEEVKPQGNKEKTVSTEGPTGHQKQSHTCSIL; encoded by the exons ATGAATTCACCAAAGCGATATCGCCG TAATTTTACTGTGCGTAGGTCAAGGAAGGCCACAACTGCTAACAAAGAAAATCTTAGTAAG ACCATCATTTTAGCTGTCAGAAGTGGTGATTTGAAAGAAACAGAAGACCTTGTTAACAAGGGTGCAGACATAGATGTTACAGAG AACGGTAAAAACCTTTTAATGTTAGCAATCCTGTACGACCAGAAAGATGTAGCCAAGCTGTTAATATCAAGGGGAATAAACCTCAATTACAGAAACCACACG GTAGGTGATACCGACCAATACAAGTCAGCTCTTGATCTTGCCGAAGACAAAGGCTGGGATGATTTGTATGAACTAATAGAAAGAACATCTCTGGCCAATAAG AATATTCCGATGGCGGTTGATGATGGTGACGCCAAGCTTACAAAAAGCCTATTGGGCCAAGGTGCTGATATTAACACTATG ACAGATACGGGCGAATCTTTACTAATGCGGGCGATAAGACATCGACATTGGACAGTATGCGAACTTCTGATCAACCATGGGATAGACGTGGCGTACGAATTAGAG CTAAAACATGAAAGTTCCAACGGTAAAGTAGAAATAACAAAAGACACAGGACGTACATATGCACAGAGATATAGTATGCCAGATGTACTGCAGCTTATAGACAAGAAAATGGCGGAATATAAAGACCAA GGTATAACTGTTGAAACTGAAGAAGAAGTGAAACCACAGGGAAATAAAGAG AAAACGGTTTCTACTGAAGGACCAACCGGTCATCAAAAACAGTCACACACATGTAGTATTTTGTAA